A window of Terriglobales bacterium genomic DNA:
AGTCTTGGGCCTGTGGTCACCACTGACAAGTGACCACGGCAATGCCGCAGGGCAAGTCATGCCCTGCCAAGCGCTTGCATAAAAGTACCGAAGTCATCCTGGGTGGGGGGCAGCCATAGTAGAATAGGACCGGCGCGGACGTGGGGGCGTTCGTGCGGATTCCCGGGAAGGCTAAATCGGCGCGGTTGGCTTGCGCCGGCCTCCCAAGATGGATATCATCAGCTTCGTCCTCCAAGCAGCCGCACGCCCATCGTGCTGGCCCTCCGCGCGTTGATTGCTTGCGCTCGACGGACGAAACGAGTTCTCGACAACGACCCAGCCGTTGCGATTTTCGCCTGACGCGAACTTAGGCACGGATACACACCGGAAGGATGACTCCAGGCCCAAGCTATAGGACCTCGAGGAATACGACAGCATGAACAAAGGACCGCAACATCCCGGCCACCGCGGCGGAGGTCACCGGCGCCGCCGCAAGCATGGCGGACAGGGCAGCCACGGACCTCACCAGCAGGGCGGAAAGCGGGGCGGGCGCGGCCCGCGCGGCGCCACCTTCGTCGGCCCCATGGACCACAGCTACCGCAACGCGCAGAACGGCAATGGCGGCAACCAGTTCCGCCACGGCGGCCTCACTCCGCAGTTCTTCCAGCATCCCGAGATCGAGCCGCTGCCCGCGCGCGAGGACGCCGCCACCCGAATCTTCGCCTTCGTGGATGACCTGTTCTTCCAGACCAAGATCAAGGACACTGCGCGCAAGCTCAATGTCAACGTGGAGTTCGTCAAGACCGACCAGGACATCCTCGGGCGCCTGGAGGAGAATGGCCAGGAAGCGCCCTCGCTGGTCATCTTCGACCTGAACAACGCCAACGCCAAGCCGCTGGTCACGATCCCCAAGCTGCGCTCCAAGTTGAAGAAGGGAACGTCCATCCTGGGGTTCGTCTCCCACGTGCAGGGCGACCTGAAACTGAAGGCCCAGGAGGCCGGCTGCGACGCGGTCATGCCGCGCTCCGCTTTCTCCCAAAACCTTCCCCAGATCCTCCGCCGCCACGGCGCCAGCGGCGACCTCGAGGAACAGGCGCAGTAGTTTCTGTTCTTTGCTTGGTACTTGGTACCGGGTACTTCGCACTTTTCAGCCCGGCGGCCAGCGCAGCACTCTGCCCCCCAGCAGGTGCAGATGCAGGTGGAACACCGACTGCCCCGACTTCGGCCCCACGTTGTACACGGTGCGGTAACCGTCCTCGACGCCCCGCTCGCGTCCCAGCCTGGCCGCAATCAACTGGCAGTAGCCGATGATCTCCGCGTCCTCCGCCCGGGCGGTGCTCAGTCCCTCGATGTGCTTCTTGGGAAGGATGAGCAGGTGGGTGGGCGCTTGCGGATTGATGTCCTCGATGACGAACACCTTGTCATCTTCATAGACTTTCTTCGATCGGGCCTTGCCCTCGATGATCCTGCAGAACAGGCAGTCGGCCATGGTCGCTCTCCGCGCGCCAGCATACAGATGCGTACTCGCAAATCACAAATCGCATATGGGACTACTGCGCGCCGGGAAGCTCGACGTCGTAACGGGCGTGGCAATCTACTGCCGGATCGTGTGGAAGGGTAGTGGCCGCATTGTCTTTGCGGATATCGAACACTAGCGGCGGCTTGCGCACTTTTTTCGGCAGGCCGCTGACCCGCGCCTTGCC
This region includes:
- a CDS encoding histidine triad nucleotide-binding protein; the protein is MADCLFCRIIEGKARSKKVYEDDKVFVIEDINPQAPTHLLILPKKHIEGLSTARAEDAEIIGYCQLIAARLGRERGVEDGYRTVYNVGPKSGQSVFHLHLHLLGGRVLRWPPG